The DNA sequence GCGGAGTAAGTCTTGTCGCTGGCTGTAAATCGCTTCTCTAGAATGGCTGCTAATGATTAAACCAGGAAAGAAGTTCCCCTCACGGCCGTCAAGGTCGATGCCTTGGTACGATAATGACCGCGAAAAATCACCCCCGCTATTTTCACGGCGACAGTAATGCTTACAAAATTCGCATATAGGTGGTcatgaagatcatcaagcaCTCTTCTCAGTCTTTCCCGACGACTGCGACCGGTTCGATCGTCGGCATGGACGTGGACGGTACCCTGGAGATCACGAACTCTTTCCCATTCCCGGTCGTTGAGATGCCCGCCGACTCGCACTTCGACAACGCCGCCCCTAACCcggctgctgctgccccTCGTGCGAAGGCCAACGTGGCTTACCAGGCTGAGATGATCCGCATGCTTCGGGAGGTCAACGTCGATGCGAACAACGTCGGTTGGTACACCAGCGCGAACATGGGTAACTTCGTCAACATGAACGTGATCGAGAACCAGTTCTTTTACCAGAAGGAGATGAACGAGCGGACAGTTGCTCTTGTGCACGATGTCAGCCGCAGTGCCCAGGGAAGCCTTAGCCTGCGGGCCTTCCGCCTTTCTTCTAAGTTCATGACTGCTTTCAAGGAGAACAAGTTCACCTCTGAGGAGTATGTTTTTTTCCCGCGTTGGCATGGTTTAGTCTGTTCTATCAGTCTATACGTGTGCTCTGGGTGGTCTTGACGGTATGCTGACATGTTCCAGGCTTCAAAAGTCCTCTCTGAGACACCAGGACATCTTCGTTGAGCTTCCAGTTGAAATTCACAACTCTCATTTGATCACCACTTTcatccaccagctccagtgCCCCAGCCAGTCCACTCCTACCGACCTTCCCCCCTCTTTGGCTgctctggagaagagctcCTTCGTTAAGGACAGCGTTCTGGCCCCCAACTTCGACAACCTGTCTCTCAGCATCGACCCCTTCCTCGAGAAGAACTGCGACCTTCTGCTGGACAGCATCGAGACCCACCACACCGAGACCAACAACTTCCAGTACTATCAGCGTTCGCTTGCTCGTGAGCAGGCCAAGATCACCGCCTGGCAAGCCAAGCGCAAGGCCGAGAACGCCAGCCGTGCGGCCCTCAAGCAGCCTCTCCTGCCCGAGGATGAGTACCAGCGTCTGTTCAAGCTTCCCCAGGAGCCCAGCCGCCTCGAGACTATGCTCAACACCCGGCAAGTGGAGCAGTACTCGCGCCAGATCGACAGCTTCGTTTCGGCGACGACGGGTAAGATGTTTGCGGTTAAGGGAAACCTGCTGCCCGGAGAGACCGCCAAATAGAGGAGAGGCGGTGACTGGTGATGATTTGTCTCAACTGGGGATTCTGGGAATTGCATGCATGACCTTACGGCGTAGGGAGGGAAAATTCTGTATCTGACTGTTAATATGTCTGTTTGTTTATTCCAGTGACGAATAGAGTTACGGGATATGACTGTCTTTGGTTCCTACCTACCtcacccatctccaaccttcGTATCCATTTGTCCTGCGCAAGTCCTCTCTACATCAACCGATGAATGGATGGGGTATGCCCTAATCTTGCTAGGGCATGTCTGCCACACGTGATGCTGATAAGTACAATGACCTCATCATGGCATCGATAACCGATTAGATAAGATCCTGTTATcgtgaagaagatcaaagtcgatatcttttcatttctgCAGTTCTTCCACTAGTTGTTTATagatatttcttcaatttcaatatACATACCCCTAGTCATACAATGGATAACAGTAGCCTCGATATCTGGGTTGTAAGTCATATACTCCACCACATCATGCCCTATCTTGCACCCTATACACAACATCCCCATATCCAACTCCTAGCAACCTCAAACGAAGTCCAATAGAACCAACCCTCAATGGATTAActaacaaacaaaaaaggcCGGCGCCCTAGCAGCCGTAACAGTCGACTTCCTAGTATACCCAATGGACACACTCAAAACGCGCATCCAATCACCAAACTACAACCACCTCTACAAAGACGCAACAGGCGCTATTAAACGAGACGTCCTCTTCCGGGGGTTATACCAGGGCGTATGGAGCGTTGTACTCGCAACGGTACCTTCATGTACATCTCTTCTACCTCACCATTCACCCAACAATCACAACCACAAGAACTGACCTAAAAAAGCAGGAGCATTCTTCACAACCTACGAAAGCTCAAAACACATCCTaaccctctcctccatccaGTCCCAATCTCAATCCCAATCTTCATCCCAAAACCCCCTCCCATTCACCCACCCCCTCCCCACACCCCTAATCCAcgccctctcctcctcccttgGTGAAATGGTCTCCTGCGCAATCCTCACCCCTGCAGAAGTCCTGAAGCAAAACGCCCAAGTCCTGGACATGAACTCCCCAACCCCCACCAGCACAAAGACACCCAGACAAGGCGCTACAATCCAGGTCTTGGCAAAGTTCAGACACAGGCCTTGGAAGTTGTGGAGTGGGTATACGGCGCTTGTGGGTAGGAATCTGCCGTTTACGGGGTTGCATTTTCCGATTTTTGAGGGGGTGAGGGGGTGGCTTGTTTCTTGGAGGGGTCGGGAGAGGAGAAATGGTGATAGGAATGGAGGCAAGAATGGAGGCAAGAATGGGAATGGGGTGTTTGAGAGGGCGGTTTTGACGGGGATTGCGGCTGGAGTGTCTGGGACTGTGGCTTCGGTTGTTACGACGCCGATTGATGTTGTTAAGACGAGGGTTATGTTGGGGGCTGGCggggaggagttgaagggGACGGAGAAGACGGTTAGGAAGGTGAAGGGGACGTTGGCGGTTGGGAGGGAAGtgtggaaggaggagggcCTTAGGGGGTTGTTTCGTGGAGGTGCGTTGAGGTCGGTTTGGTCGGCTTTTGGGATGAGTATTTATCTAGGGATTTATGAGGGCGGGAGGATGtatttggagaagaggaggaaggaggatgagggtggAGTGTTGTAAAGGTGGTTAGTTAGGGCAGTAAATAAAGAGCCTGTATTATAGATCATGAACAAttgtatttttcttgtttcatttcattGACGTTAACTCGTCGAGAAGAGGACTTCGGTTATTCTCATCATTTATCATACATGCATCAGGTGTACAAAATCTCAGTCAAGAGACAACTTCGTAAACAAAAAACGGTGCTGAACAAGTCATCAACGCATACAAGTTCAATATCAAGTTtcatttccaacatttctGGTGTATAGTCATTGCgtcattccaatcatcaAATGCACTGAGATATAAGGAGCATTCTTCTGGCATCACGTCTCGCTGTTGAATATAGCCCTGCTCATCAAGCAGGTTCTGTCTTGTAAAGCGTACCCTTAAAAGCTGGTAAGTTTCTTAAACCAGTTAGGCAGCTTCCCTCCAGAACTAGGAGGTGGTTGGTCGTAGCGGTCATATCTCATTCCACGGTCTCGTTCGTAGTCTGCACTACCGGAGCTGCTCTTCTGTCCTCTCTCAGACCTCCGAGCCTCGCGTTTCCTCAAGCgctcctcctcaatctcctggTCGGTAAGTCCGGGGTATCTGGCCCGTCTTCTTGCCTTCCGGCGTAGGTCGCGTCGGGCCTCCTCGTCCGATGAGATTGAGTGTGCCCCATCCATGGGCTCTCCCGGAGCAGGCGGCATGTCCAACATAGTTGGCACAACCGGCGGTGGCTCGGGGGGGTCACTTGCTTGTGAATTAACCCAAGAAGAGGTCTTATCTTTGCGCTGTCCAGGCATCATAGGTAGAGGTCTCGTCTCCTCGGGCGCCCTGGACCTTCGGCGTCTAGCGTGTTCACCGTCGTCTCCATGACGGCGAGAGCGATAGGCCCTGTCCGGGTCCCCGCCCTGCATGTAGAAGTCCCTGGCGGCTCTATCATCCATATACGAGTGCCGCTTTCTGGATCTCGGGTCGTAGCTAGGGTTCTCATATATTCCTGCCTCCCTTTCCTGCCGCCTCCGTTCGCGGCGTTCCGCAGCCCTAGCTTCGCGGGCCTCCActtctctggcttcctgtGCCTGCGCTTCCGCCTCTCGAGCTTCTTGCTCCTCCCGGGCACGGCGCTCTTCACGAGCAGCCCGACgagccatcttctcctctcggCGTCGCTGtgctctctcctcttcctctcggAGTTGCATCTCTTGCATCTCGCGCTCACGAGCCCTTTGCCTTTCCCGCCGTCTTGCTCGTCgttcttcggcttcttgAAACTCGTTGTCTTGATACGGATCAACGTCGCCCTGTCGAGAAGCGCGCCGTGCTCTGCGCGCCTCTCTCCTAGCATCGACATCTTCTATCTGAATTTCCGGGACAGCCATTGCTGGTCCAGCATCGGTAGCATAGCCCTCACGGTCAGGGTCCGGTCTCATTGCGCGTCTTCTCCTCTCGTCCCGTCTCTGGCGCCGAGCGTCCTCTCGCTCTGGCTCCGTCATGTACTTGGCATCCTCGTCCTTGTAAGACCTAGACTTTTGGCGTTCAGGCAGTTCAGGGCGAATGTGTTGACGCAAAGTTCCGATCAGCCCCATAAGACCGCCAGTCTCCTGTTTCTTGGGAGCGGTATTTGATCGTCTCAAACGCCGTTCCCTCGGAGCCTCCACAAATGCCATGTCATCAGGTCCGGAAACAATGTCCGGACTCGTCTGAGCTGGGTCTGCATCGACCATGACAGCATCGTCTTGGAGGTCTCCCTGTCGTGATCGTGACTATATTATAGAAGCGACATTAGCTACTGTTCCAACCAGTTGATGTCAGTTGCCGGTAACGCTGCTCTCttaccttcttccttgaccgtCGCTCTGAATGACGCGACTCTCTAGAGGGAGCCTTGGGCTCACCGTCAGCATCATCCGGGTTGACCATAAcgatgtcttcatcgtcaataGCATACGGATCACGAGCGCCTACGATGACCGTGTTAGTTAACTTTACTAAGAGTGACACGAACATAGAAGGCCATACTAGATCTTTTCCGCGAGCCACGCGGCCTCTCTCGTCTTGACCCAGATGGTGGAGCACCCATCATGCGGGCAGCCTTATCAGGCATCTCGAACTGCTCATccggcggcggcgatggGAACCCAGTGTCATCCATATCTACAGGTGGGCGCCGCGACGTGTGCCTTGGGGCATGCTCGCCATGTCTCCTGCTAGATTTCGTTCTGGTAGGCGGAGGTGGTGcgccaaaaataaaattcgAGAATGCCCCAGCCCGATTGAGTGCGGGTTCTCGTTGCCTGTCGTTCTCGGGTTCTAGCGATCTCTCTGGCTCGTCCTCCGGTTCCCTTGGCCTTGAGTGTCTAGTGGACTTTGATCTTCCCATCCCCGAAGGCGATTGCTCCCTTCTTCtatgcttctcttccctatGACCTGACCTCCTCGGTGGGGGTGCAGCACCCCACATATCCCAAGACGTGCTACCAGGCGCACGTTCAACACGCGGGCGCTCCTTTCTTGCCGCTCGCTCCGGCGCAACGGGTTCAGGTGGCGGTGTCGGAGGACCTCCAGCAGCTTCCTCTGGAGCATCGGCCACTGGGGCTTCTGCAGGaggagctggtggtggttctGGAACTGGCACTGACCTTCTACTTTTCctgattttcttcatgggcTTTTCAGGCTCTGGGGCAGGCGGCTCAGCGGGCTCAAACGCTGGCTCGGGCTCGGGCTCCGGCACATTGACAGGAGCAGGTTCGGGCTCAGGTTCGGGTTCGTGTTCAGGTTCAGGATCAAGCGCTCGCACCGgttctggctctggctctggttCAGGCACAGGTTGGGGCTCAACCGCCTTagccttctttttcttcttttcgacTTTGGGTGGGGGGAccggctctggctctggttcaggttcaggtgCGGGTTGCGGCTCGACGGCCTTagccttctttttcttcttttctgctttgGGAAGAAGTACGGGCTCTGGTTCGGGAACTGGTTCCGGCTCAGGTTCAGCAACAGGCACAACCTCTTCTGGTGGCGCAGGCTCCGGCACaggctctggctctgctgGCAGTTCGGGTGCCGAAGGCTCTGGAGCAGGCGGCTGAGGCTCTGGAACAGCAgtcttcgatttcttcttgtctttctttttggccttCTTGGACAATACTACCGGCTCAGGCTCGACTTCTGGCTGCTTTTCTGGTTCAGGCTCGGGCTGAGGTTCA is a window from the Aspergillus oryzae RIB40 DNA, chromosome 6 genome containing:
- a CDS encoding uncharacterized protein (predicted protein), with amino-acid sequence MVDADPAQTSPDIVSGPDDMAFVEAPRERRLRRSNTAPKKQETGGLMGLIGTLRQHIRPELPERQKSRSYKDEDAKYMTEPEREDARRQRRDERRRRAMRPDPDREGYATDAGPAMAVPEIQIEDVDARREARRARRASRQGDVDPYQDNEFQEAEERRARRRERQRAREREMQEMQLREEEERAQRRREEKMARRAAREERRAREEQEAREAEAQAQEAREVEAREARAAERRERRRQEREAGIYENPSYDPRSRKRHSYMDDRAARDFYMQGGDPDRAYRSRRHGDDGEHARRRRSRAPEETRPLPMMPGQRKDKTSSWVNSQASDPPEPPPVVPTMLDMPPAPGEPMDGAHSISSDEEARRDLRRKARRRARYPGLTDQEIEEERLRKREARRSERGQKSSSGSADYERDRGMRYDRYDQPPPSSGGKLPNWFKKLTSF
- a CDS encoding putative mitochondrial carrier protein (predicted protein) — translated: MDNSSLDIWVAGALAAVTVDFLVYPMDTLKTRIQSPNYNHLYKDATGAIKRDVLFRGLYQGVWSVVLATVPSSGAFFTTYESSKHILTLSSIQSQSQSQSSSQNPLPFTHPLPTPLIHALSSSLGEMVSCAILTPAEVLKQNAQVLDMNSPTPTSTKTPRQGATIQVLAKFRHRPWKLWSGYTALVGRNLPFTGLHFPIFEGVRGWLVSWRGRERRNGDRNGGKNGGKNGNGVFERAVLTGIAAGVSGTVASVVTTPIDVVKTRVMLGAGGEELKGTEKTVRKVKGTLAVGREVWKEEGLRGLFRGGALRSVWSAFGMSIYLGIYEGGRMYLEKRRKEDEGGVL
- a CDS encoding putative eukaryotic translation initiation factor 3 subunit EifCh (translation initiation factor 3, subunit h (eIF-3h)), translating into MAEKEVPLTAVKVDALVVMKIIKHSSQSFPTTATGSIVGMDVDGTLEITNSFPFPVVEMPADSHFDNAAPNPAAAAPRAKANVAYQAEMIRMLREVNVDANNVGWYTSANMGNFVNMNVIENQFFYQKEMNERTVALVHDVSRSAQGSLSLRAFRLSSKFMTAFKENKFTSEELQKSSLRHQDIFVELPVEIHNSHLITTFIHQLQCPSQSTPTDLPPSLAALEKSSFVKDSVLAPNFDNLSLSIDPFLEKNCDLLLDSIETHHTETNNFQYYQRSLAREQAKITAWQAKRKAENASRAALKQPLLPEDEYQRLFKLPQEPSRLETMLNTRQVEQYSRQIDSFVSATTGKMFAVKGNLLPGETAK